DNA sequence from the Oncorhynchus clarkii lewisi isolate Uvic-CL-2024 chromosome 9, UVic_Ocla_1.0, whole genome shotgun sequence genome:
TATGTGATTTCACCTCCCGAAGTCCCGAATGGCTATTCCAGCCCCTCATCTGGACGCATGAGGTAGACAGTTACTACAATGAATAGAGCCCTTTGTTTTACTCACCATTTATTAACTCCAGCTAAAATGTGCAATGGCTCAGCTTCCCGGAAAAGTTACTGACTGCTGATTCAGAATGTTATTTTGATTACAGTAAATAATGGACATTTGATATGCTGTTCCTTGCTAAATGAGTATGTAGTGCTAGACCAGCGGTGGCCAAACTTTTTGACGCGAGGGCCACATCTGGATTTTCTAAATTCAACAGAGAAAAAGGACCAGTTatttgaaaatataaaaaaaaggtccattataatttctaCCTACTTTCGATCTCGTTTTAGACGTTCAAGAGTGgcctagtgtttttttttaccaataataaatcaccccccccccccccacccacacacacacacaaaaataaactACTCAAACCTCCCGCGGCCAAGATTGAATGGGCTCATAGGGTTTTAAGGTAAGGTTTTAACAGTTGCTTTCACAGTAGGACTTCACACAGGTATTTTCTTCTTTGCACTAGTGAAGGTCTCAGTTAATTGGGAAGGAATGACACTGTAGAGTGGAGCAGTTGAATAAAATATTTCAATCCTGAACGTAGAATAGATACAACCAAATAGTCATTTCTGAAAACAACTTTTCTACAAACAAAATAACTTCTCCATAACAAACGGCTTTTAATGGAGCAACTTTCATTCTGGATGGACAAACAGGCTTCGTGCCACCAAGAGAGTCACGCTCAAGTCACATTTCCCCTTGCGCATTAGAGCCAAAGAGGAAAGTCGAGAGAGAAATGTACACAATTAAGAGTTCGCAGCTGTTTTCTGAGCGAGTGgaaaaagagagaatgaaaggggGCCTTGTTTTTGAAGAGGAAACTCACTCTGATGAGTGTGAAGATGTCATCCATGTAGGGGCGGATGTGGATTTTTACAAAGCACACGACCATCCCCATCTGCTGGAAGAGaaactgaaagagagggagagaaaatagcAGGTGTAAGCAAAACACATTGATTGCTCACCAGTCAGGCTTAGCTTGGGAAACTATCTATCTGATTGTGGGTCAATCCTTTAGCTACGTGCATCTCGACTCCCGATTTCAAACCCCCATTTATGGAGCGGAAAGCGTACGGTTGTAATACAAATGGGTTGGCGCAAAACAACTTCGTAAAAAAGCAGGTAAAAACACTGAAGTGGAAAGGTTCTACCTTCACTTAACTTTACAGCTACCCTGACTTTTACCCAGCTACCTCTAAAAATCCATTATTTCACAAAACGACTAGCGGTAGTACTTAATTTCAgctaaaacaaagaaatacacaaCAATTAAACAGCCACAAGTGCCAATCAACAAGGAGAAATTATGAAACACGACATAGTTCCCAGCTAGcagtagctagcaagttacctCTCGAATGCTAGCGTCGCACACGCGGATGACGTTGAGGAAGGTGGGCATGACCTGCGGCAGGAACTGGACACACTTCAGGCCCAGGGACTTGAAGATGAAGGTGACCGCCTGCACCACCATGGTGTGGtggttagagagggaggggtcacGCAGGATGCGCATCAGCGTCACGATGGCCACCGCCGGGTAGAACTCGTCCAGGGGGAGGTTGCCCATGTTCACCAGCATCTCACTGGTACTGTAGTCGgctgagagggatagagagaaaaaaaattctAGCACACATgcctattttttttacttttgaaTTATTTTCAGGCCACTGAGAGAAACAAACCATCCTTTTGTGAAGGTACAGTGCCTGTATTTGTTTGTAGCcacttaaataaaaaattaattagAAAAATACAGGCCACCTTTTCTTGTTTCTTGACATGTTATGTTTATATTGATGTTACACAGGGAAGTGTTGTGATTGGACAATGTACTGCAGTGCCTATAAGACAAAGCATATTGAAACATAACGAAAGACCAACTGCTGTCAATTTCTCCTTTAGAGTAGTCTTTATTTCAGTCATTCATATTCACACAGTGATAATACTCATCGCTCCTTCTACTTCTACAAGGAAACTATGATACAAGTATTCCATCTTACTGCAGGGAGAAGGCATTTATagattaaacaaatgaaaatccTAGTTCTGTTATGTACATTATATACAAACAGTATAAACAAAATTAATCTTTACATACATTTGATAACAATGGATACATTTGTTTAAAACATTGCGGTAATATTACGCATTGATAATCAACAGGAAGAATTTTAACGGTAGAAGAGTAACACAGCTGCTTCAGTTAACTGCTTTGATGCACTCCATTCTGTGTTGGTCCCATAGCCATTCCAGTCAAAGGCTGGGAAGTCGCCACACTGACGAGGGGCTCCCTCAGGGAAATGTCCACCACCACCAATACAGTAATGTTCAGTGTCGCCGCCAGTTGTTGGTTTGACCCCAGAGCAGATAGCCATGGCCGCCTGTTCATTATTTATTGGCCTGAAAGTGATGAAGCCAGGTTCAAACTGGTTTCTTGTGTTGGGTCCGTAAAGTTTTCTTGTGGTTTCTTTGTCCCCAAAGTCGTACACAATTGGAATGACAGGTCCTGTGTTCCCACTTGCCTCAGCATTATATCTCACTGGGTAGAGCTTAAAGAGTTGATGCAGATTTCCCCCTTGAATGGAGAGAAAGCTTCTCTCTGTGTGGTAACGGAGGATGGCGCCTAGGTTCCAGTGTTCCATCGGGGAGTTGTTGGGAACGTGCCACACCGAAATGTCTTTTGCCACAATGTCATAATACCCAGGATTCTTGAAGTCGTCTGAGGTTGCACCCTCTGCGGTTCCAAAAGTGGCCCTGTTGGCCCAGTTCCCATCTCCGTCTGGCCAGTTGGGGTTGCTGCCTTGCTGGCTGGACCAACGGTCACCCATTGTGCACTTCCCATACACGTTGTTCTCGTGCACGCTCGCCACAAGTGTCCAGCCGCCGCCAGCGGTGGTCATGTCGCAGAAGGTCTGGTAGACTGTCCCGCTGGCTGTGGACAGGTAGTACAGCCCATCTTCATGTTGATTATATCGGTCCCTTATTTCCTTACAGCTTCTGCCAATGTAACTAGACCTGATCCTCAGTCTTAAATCGGTTGCGGCAACAACTGGAGCTGCTGCATACACGTTTCTTTGTAGTGCTTCTGGAAATTGAGGCAGTTGCACCAACAGTAGATGGATCATTATCAGGAGAACACAATACTTCATGTCTTCTGTGGTGAGTTCTCAGTGAAGTATCTATTCAGTCTGTGTCGAAGACAAGGTATGTTGTCAACCCATGGCAATGCTTATATTTATACCCTTAGGGCCCATGTCTCTTTTGTCAACTGTGACCCACTCAACATCCAAATAAAGTTAATATTTTATTAAGTTGTCAATAGGGTTGCTAAACTCCGGAAACGTTCCCAAAATCTGCAGGTTTAAAAGAAAACCCGATTGGAAGTTCCCGAAATGTTGCAACCCCAGTTAACAACAAACATGACGTGGCGATAAGCACGCAAtaatggacagtcactaccatcatggggctCTAATTATAATTGCTGTATTCTGTGTTGTTGGACAATTGAATGTTCTCAATATTTTGCGATGAAATTTAAATGTAAAAAGTTCTAAAATCATTTCAAGGTCCTAtttcataatgcatttaatgTTAAAGGAATACTTTGGGATTCTGGCAATgaaccctttatctacttccccagagtccgatgaactcatttttatgtctctgcatccagtataaaaaggaagttagaggtagttttacAAGCCAACTAGCGTTAGGCAATGGCTGGAAGTCTACGGTATCTACTACcatgctagcagttaccatagacttccaggcattgcgctaacgctagttagcaacttccttcaaactgcacgaaGAGACATTAAAAACAGTATCCACGAGTTCTTCTGACTCCAGGGAAGTAGATAACAGGTTCATTGCCAAAATACTGAAGTATCCTCCCAAGCCAAGGATTCTTGCATCACGGTCTCAAGACTCTAGGTGACCAAGGCCAACCCTGTCTGCTGCCGTGAGCAGGGTTTGGTTTTATGGTCGAGTCAGGAAGACCGATATATCTGATATTCAACGTTTCATTGGCCTAGCATAGGAATCGAGTTTCAGCCCTTAATGCAAGTACCACACTTCTTAATACCTTCTCCCTCCCTTTACACTCTAGTCTAGAGCAAGACACAATAGGTGAGCACCTGGGCAGAACGCCTGTGTTCCTTTGGACAGGCTAGCTTCTCTATTGCCTCACGCGCAGGACATCGGGCCTTTACTAGGCCTAAGATAACATGAAGAGAACAATGGAGACTTGGTGCCAATTACATCAGCAACTTTCCCCCCCAAACAAAACAGATCTAGGTTTGTTACAGTGCGTCAGAGGGTACAGAGTAATGTCGGGACAGGAGCATTGTATCGGATCTCACCCTGAGCATGCTACTACATTATACCTTTATCATTCTTGAGCCCCCGGTGTCCAACTCCCTTAGCCTGACTTGTATTCAATGGGTTGTGGTTGTGCTCAAGAGAGGTCTGGAGCACCTAGCCAACCACTGGAGCCACAAAGGGACAGCTAAGGTGCCACATGCGGCTCCGGAACCACAAGTTACAGACCCCTGACATAGCCCATTACTTTCCAGCACTTAAGCAGGAAATACAGGACCCCCAGTACACAGCAGCAGCAAGCTGCCAAAGACTATAGCCGCATGCCAGAACTTAGAAGTTGCTGATGCTTGacagatcttacaacgcctggataggtattttaaggatcagctaaccacatcaaaTGTTACAGCAATTTGTCAGCCAATGGCGTGGCACGCAACCGTTGGTTATTGCGTTGCCTCGCCTTAGCTGTGGAACACGCCCTATAGCTGCTCCAGACACTGACCTTGGCTTTAACCATATCCTACATTGGAGAGAGATCTTCAATTCCAGACTGAGCCCCTTAAGCAGGCCAAACTGCTAAATCTACCACCTTCCACAGAGCACAGTCACAGCGCATCTGTGTGTTAGTGACAAATAGCTCCTTATTGACATTATTTTTTATCTTCTTACAATGCTTCTGGTAAATTCATTCACATATGACAAAGTTGTTTAAAAGTTGCTGAATGTTGGATTTGAATGTGATTACTTCTGTCATTTTTGCAAGCTGTTTTTCTCTGAACTGACTAAAAAGATTGCGCCACAGGAGACTGCACATTGTATTATCAGATGTTGAGCCTTGTGTGAGCTCAATGACGTAATGTGACATTGACATGGAACTATCTTCGGGGACTCTGTCAAAGCATGAATATGCCTCGGGGGCCCAGTCTAAAACACGGAATCGAATCCCTACCTGCATTCATGCGAAATATTTGTGATTTATGGCATGGATATAACGTAGAAACGTACAGAAGTTCACTCGTAATCTCCAGTGGACAGTGTAGCCTACTCCTGTGACCCAAATTACGTCAAGGCGTTGGTCTCGCCAGCGCGTGGACCATTAGGTCATATAAAAATCTGCCAAATTCCTCTAAAATCATTACAAAGTCGTATACATCAGGATTTATGGTAAAGTCTGTTGTTGTAGGCTGACGCCTGGTGGACTCCAAGCCTTAGGGCCTAATATGTGGGTCAATGTTGATGAGCAAGactccagactgtgtgtgtgtgtgtgtgtgtgtgagatgttgAAGATGGCAGTAGGTGCTCACCAGAGTCCTGGCTGGACTTGGACTCGGAGAGGCTGACGGCGGAAGCGTCTCGTGACTGGTCGATCATGCCAATGTTCACCTTGTGCTTGTAGGGGTCCAGGGCTCCCAGCAAGCCCAGCACACGGATAGCCTGGCAGACAAAGCAACAGAATTAAATGGAACATATCGTGGATGTCAATAGACAGAACATGCGACAAGAACAGTGAAACGTGAGGTGGGGGAGAAAAGTTGACACAGCACTTACAACAGGGCTTGAGGTTTTGGAAAAGCCAACCTCATAAAGCATAACTCCATATAATTCttaacatctttctggtaagaagaggggcgggggcgtatgccttatgactaacgagacatggtgtgatgaaagaaacatacaggaactcaaatccttctgttcacctgatttagaattcctcacaatcaaatgtagaccgcattatctaccaagagaattctcttcgattataatcacagccgtatatatcccccccccaagcagacacatcgatggctctgaacgaactttatttgactctttgcaaactggaatccatttatccggaggctgcattcattgttgctggggattttaacaaggctaatctgactcccaaaattttatcagcatatcgattgcgcaaccaggggtggaaaaaccttggatcattgttactctaacttccgcgacgcatataaggccctgccccgccctcctttcggaaaagctgaccacgactccattttgttgatccctgcctacagaaagaaactaaaacaagaggctcccacgctgaggtctgtccaacgctggtccgaccaagctgactccacactccaagactgcttccatcacgtggactgggacatgtttcgtattgcgtcagataacaatattgacgaatacgctgattcggtgtgcgagttcattagaacgtgcgttgaagatgtcgttcccatagcaacgattaaaacattccctaaccagaaaccgtggattgatggcagcattcgtgtgaaactgaaagcgcgaaccactgcttttaatcagggcaaggtgactggtaacatgaccgaatacaaacagtgcagctattccctccgcaaggctatcaaacaagctaagcgtcagtacagagacaaagtagaatctcaattcaacggctcagacacaagaggcatgtggcagggtctacagtcaatcacggactacaagaagaaatccagcccagtcacggaccaggatgtcctgctcccaggcagactaaataactattttgcccgctttgaggacaatacagtgccactgacacggcctgcaacgaaaacatgcagactctccttcactgcagccgaggtgagtaagacatttaaacgtgttaaccctcgcaaggctgcaggcccagacggcatccccagccgcgccctcagagcatgcgcagaccagctggccggtgtgtttacgcacatattcaatcaatccctataccagtctgctgttcccacatgcttcaagagggccaccattgttcctgttcccaagaaagctaaggtaactgagctaaacgactaccgccccgtagcactcacttccgtcatcatgaagtgctttgagagactagtcaaggaccatatcacctccaccctacccgacaccctagacccactccaatttgcttaccgcccaaataggtccacagacgatgcaatctcaaccacactgcacactgccctaacccatctggacaagaggaatacctatgtgagaatgctgttcatcgactacagctcggcattcaacaccatagtaccctccaagctcgtcatcaagctcgagaccctgggtctcgaccccgccctgtgcaactgggtactggacttcctgacgggccgcccccaggtggtgagggtaggcaacaacatctccaccccgctgatcctcaacactggggccccacaagggtgcgttctgagccctctcctgtactccctgttcacccacgactgcgtggccacgcacgcctccaactcaatcatcaagtttgcggacgacacaacagtggtaggcttgattaccaacaacgacgagacggcctacagggaggaggtgagggccctcggagtgtggtgtcaggaaaataacctcacactcaacgtcaacaaaactaaggagatgattgtggacttcaggaaacagcagagggaacacccccctatccacatcgatggaacagtagtggagagggtagcacgttttaagttcctcggcatacacatcacagacaaactgaattggtccactcacacagacagcatcgtgaagaaggcgcagcagcgcctcttcaacctcaggaggctgaagaaattcggtttgtcaccaaaagcactcacaaacttctacagatgcacaatcgagagcatcctggcgggctgtatcaccgcctggtacggcaactgctccgcccacaaccgtaaggctctccagagggtagtgaggtctgcacaacgcatcaccgggggcaaactacctgccctccaggacacctacaccacccgatgttacaggaaggccataaagatcatcaaggacatcaaccacccgagccactgcctgttcaccccgctatcatccagaagacgaggtcagtacaggtgcatcaaagctgggactgagagactgaaaaacagcttctatctcaaggccatcagactgttaaacagccaccactaacattgagtggctgctgccaacacactgacaccgacactgactcaactccagccactttaataatgggaattgatgggaaatgatgtaaatatatcactagccactttaaacaatgctaccttatataatgttacttaccctacattattcatctcatatgcatacgtatatactgtactctatatcatcgactgcatccttatgtaatacatgtatcactagccactttaactatgccactttgtttacatactcatctcatatgtatatactgtactcgatatcatctactgtatcttgcctatgctgctctgtaccatcactcattcatatatccttatgtacatattctttatccccttacactgtgtataagacagtagttttggaattgttagttagattacttgttggttattactgcattgtcggaactagaagcacaagcatttcgctacactcgcattaacatctgctaacaatgtgtatgtgacaaataaaatttgatttgatgatttgataaCAAGAAATGCAATTCTGAGTTGTGATTCGAGGTGTCACCAGTTTAATCATTGCAACGATAAAACTGAGGGGAAAAGCCCAAATGGATAATGAATGGTACCTCTCTTCTGATCCCCTGGTTCTGCTCTGTCTTGAGAAAGTTGAGCAGCACCTCCAGAAGAGAGGGGTACTTGCGGTAGGGCTCCACCACGTATCCAGTGCTAGCAACCTGCTGGCCCAAAGTCCACAGCGCCACCTGGTAGAAAATAAGGTGTTACTACAACAACGTCATCAAATCACAAAAAGAATCGGATCCCAAATAGTCCCGTAACATGTATAAAAACATGGATCGTATGGAAAATAGAAAAATGTCCTTTTAAAAATCAGGAAAATGTAATATTAACATGACCAGATATGCTTGGGGGAAAGGCTTGCAATTGAAGATATCGTGAGAATAAAAAAGAAACTGTGTGTCACAATTGTTGAACAAGCCTGTCACCTCCCAAAGTTGTACCTAGAAAATCGTGCATATGTACCTGTCTCTTGGCCAATGAGGAGGAGTCCTGGAGCATGTCCATGATGATGGGGAAGAGCTCGTCCATCCACTTCCTCATCTCCAGCCCGCTCACCTAGAGGGCCGTGTGACAACAACCAATTAGAACTCGCCTCTCTGGTGCAAAGATGCCTACTGTTAGATCTCCTAGCCATCCTTGTATGTCTAATCTTTAGTAACCCTGCATTTCACTTCACCTAACAGATTCACAAATTACTGTATTCAGTCTCGTATTTCAGTTTTGATCCACTCAGCCTGTAATATTCAAAATTCACAAAACCCTTGCATATTCCGTACGTAATACATTTTATACACAGTACTCTTGGATGTTTACAACTGTTGTAGCCTGGtcatgggttgtgttcagtagggagaAAACATTTTGAAACGGGGAAGCACCGTCTgaaccaatgatgtatataaaccctggattgctgtcgctatgtattggccattgagaggctttgaagctaCCGGTCAGCCATATTGgtactccccagtaggagcagtcctccatggGAATGAATAGAactctacagtatttcaattaaatgtttcaaggacaaaattacatgtatttaataaTTTTTTGTTGTAGTGAGAACAGTAAGATTAGTATGTACTCTCTAAAGAAAATATgtgtatgtttagctcacataatatacacctaaaaaaaatataaacgcaacatgaaaagttttggtcccatgtttcatcagccggaataaaagatcccagaaccttatttcgctcaaattttgagtacaaatgtgtttacatccctgtgagcatttctcctttgccaagatcatccatccacctgactagtgtgacatatcaagaagctgactaaacagcatgctcattacataggtgcaccttgtgctgggggacaataaaaggacaatTCTAAaaaggtgcagttttgtcacacaacacaatgccacagatgtctcaagttgagggagcgtgtaattggcatgttgactgtaggaatgtccaccagagatgttgccagagaatgtaatgttaatttctctaccataagccggcGCCATTATcattttggagaatttggcagtacgttaaACTGGCCTCACAGCCGCAGACCACggctgtgtgtgggtgagtggtttgctgatgtaacgttgtgaacagagtgccccatgatggtgggggggttgttatgggcaggtataagctatggacaatgaacacaattgcattttatcatcaatggcaatttgaatgcacaaaaataccgtgATGAGATGTTGAGGCCCATtttctttaaggtatctgtgaccaacagatgcatatctgtattcccagtcatgtgaaatccatagagtatagcctaatgaatttatttcaattgaatcatttccttatatgaactgtaactcaataaaatcaatgaaattgttgcatgttgcatttatatttttgttcagtataatttaaAAGCATGCATTAAGGtgactgtaatataataaacatgtgAAAAAacaatgtagacattaataaagaTATTtatatagcttccaaaatattgtTTTACAATGGAGGAGTACCAAGATGGCTGCGCAGTGGCTTCAATACAGTGCCCCCTTGTCAGTAACCCAGGGTTTACATACATAATTgatctgaatttgtccaataagagACACTTTCTTTTCTGTTTCAATACATTTTGCAATGGTGTGACCCTACTAAACACGACCCTGAAATATTGAGAATTCACACAATCTTGTTCAGTCTTTTTCCTCAGACTGTCTCTTTGGGGGAACCTGATGGTCTCTACCTGTCCTGGCACTGCCTCAGCACAAACTGTCATCAACCCTACTCTGGCATCTCCTGCACTCCCTCTGCGCTGCAGGGCCAGCCTGCCCCTAACAACTCTCACTTCCTCAACCTTCTGGGGAGTCCAGCAGTTCACCTGAGCAGAGAGAGTTAGCAGGCACAGTGAACACTACTGAAATGAATGGGAAATACATGGTTGATTCCCACAGGAGAAAGTTAAGTTGGCCACCATCGGCAGACACAGGTACATAGTGCAGACACAAAGGCATACAGGGCacatagaatagaacagagtagaatatactaaatattgaaaatatatacactgaacGTCACAAGCATTCACTGTCAGGGTTAA
Encoded proteins:
- the LOC139417257 gene encoding intelectin; translated protein: MKYCVLLIMIHLLLVQLPQFPEALQRNVYAAAPVVAATDLRLRIRSSYIGRSCKEIRDRYNQHEDGLYYLSTASGTVYQTFCDMTTAGGGWTLVASVHENNVYGKCTMGDRWSSQQGSNPNWPDGDGNWANRATFGTAEGATSDDFKNPGYYDIVAKDISVWHVPNNSPMEHWNLGAILRYHTERSFLSIQGGNLHQLFKLYPVRYNAEASGNTGPVIPIVYDFGDKETTRKLYGPNTRNQFEPGFITFRPINNEQAAMAICSGVKPTTGGDTEHYCIGGGGHFPEGAPRQCGDFPAFDWNGYGTNTEWSASKQLTEAAVLLFYR